The genomic interval ATCAAGGCCGGCGAGGCGTTCTGGGAGCCCGGCGGGGACGTGATCCACTACCAGGCCGCGAACAACCTGGCCGACTCCTGGAGCCGGTTCGTGGTGGTGATGATCTGCGCACCGGGGCAGGAGATGCTGACCTTCGTGACCGACGAAGAGCTGGCCGCACGCGCCGACCGGCGCGCGCCGCGTCCGGCCGGGAAGTGAGGACGACAACGATGCGGATCTTCTTCGCCGGCGGCTCGGGTGTCGTCGGCCGCCACCTGGTTCCTGCCTTGGTCGCCGCCGGGCACGACGTCGTCGGTCTGGCCCGCAAGCAGGACTCCCACGACACGATCGCCGCCCTGGGCGCGCAGCCGGTCCTCGGTGACGTGTACGACGCCGGCAGCCTGACCGAGCTCGTCCGCGCCGCGCGGCCCGAGGCCGTGATGCACCAGCTGACCGACCTCGGCGGGGGGGACCGGACCGCGAACGCCCGAGTGCGTACGCTCGGCACCCGCAACTTGGTCGACGCCGCACAGGCGGCCGGCGTCCAGCGAGTGGTTGCCCAGAGCATCTCGTGGGCCTACGAACCGGGTACCGATCCGGCCGCGGAGAACGCACCGCTCGACCTCGACGGCGGACCCGACCGGCGCGGGACGGTCGAAGGAGTGGCCAGCCTGGAGAGCGCGGTCGCGGAGCTCCCCGAGTGGGTAGTGCTGCGGTACGGGACGCTGTACGGACCAGGCACCTGGTACACACGCGGCGGGCTGATGGCCCAGCTGGCCGAGGCCGGCAAGCTTCCAGCCAACGCGGACGTCTCGAGCTGGTTGCACGTCGAGGACGCGGCGTCGGCGGCGGTCCAGGCGTTGTCCTGGCCGTCCGGCCCGGTCAACATCTGCGACGACGACCCGGCTGCCGGCAGCGACTGGGTGCCGGCGTTCTGCGCGGCGATCGGCGCGCCGGAACCGGAGCAGTCGCGCACTGAGCGGACCGGCTGGGCCAGAGGCGCGGACAACACCAAAGCCCGGAAAGAACTGGGCTGGACGCCTAGCCGGCTCTCGTGGCGGGAGGGCTTCGCCGAAGAACGCGCGTAGCGACGCTGGTCACCACCGGGAGAACTCGGCCCCGTCGAGGACGCCGGACAAGGCATCGAGCGCGGTACGCCACGAATGCGACGGCGGACTCGCGTAGCCGATGACGAGCCCGGCGCCGCCGCGTGCGGGGGAGTGCCAGTAGCCGGCGCCGTACAACCCCATCAGGCGGAGCCCGGCTGAGAGTCCGGCATCGACGATGCGCTTCTCCTCCTGCTGGGACGCCAGCGGGAGAAGAGCGTGCAGCCCTGCCGGCACGCCGTCGAGCGGTATGTCGGTCAGCGTCGCGAGCCGGGCCGCCAGCTCGGCTCGGCGTTTCTGGTAGCTCTGCCGTGCACGGCGGACCTGCCGGTCGTAGTCACCCCGATCCAGCAGGTCGGCGAGGGCGAGCTGATCGGGTGCGCCGACCGTGGCCCCGGCGTCTGTGATGGCGTCCAGCACCGGGATGCGCAGCGGCTCGGGCAGCACCAGCCAGCCGACCCGCAGCCCGGGCGCCAACGCCTTGCTGGTGCTGCCCGCGAAGACCACCCGGTCAGGTGCCGAGGCCTGCAGGGCTCCGACCGGCTGTTTGTCGTACCGGAACTCGCCGTCGTAGTCGTCCTCGATCACGAAGCCGTCGCGGTCGGTCACCCAATCGAGGAACGCCGTCCGGAGAGCAGGGCCGAGAACGACGCCGCGCGGGTGCTGGTGAGCGGGCGTCAGCAGCACGGCCCCCACGGCCGGGGTGAGGCCGGCGGGATCGGCGCCCTGCGGACCGACAGTCAGCGGCAAGGTCTCGAGCCCGGCGCCGTGGATCAGCCGCCGGTGGTGGATCAGGCCAGGATCCTCGGTGGCGATCGTGCGGACGCCCATCCGGTGCAACGCGCGGGAAACCATCGCCAGCCCGTGGCTGAAACCGCTGGTGATCACGACAGCGCCGGGTTCGGCCTGTAGGCCGCGGGTCCGGGAAACGTACGTCGCGACTGCCTCCCGCAGCACCGGCAGCCCGGCCGGATCGCCGTAGTCCAGGGTCGAATGCGTGGCGGCAGCCAGTGAGCGCTTGACCCCGGCGGCCCAGGCAGCACCAGGGAACAGGCTGAGATCTGGGCGGCCTGGCCGCAGATCGATGATCCGTCGGACGGCGCCGGTCGTCGCCGTCGCGCCGGGGGCGGATCTCGCCGGCGGCCGCTGGGTTTCGGCGACCCACGTCCCGGCGCCGGTCGCGGTGACGAGCCACCCCTCGGCCGTCAGTTGCGCGTAGGCCTCGACCACCGTTCCACGCGCCAGGCCCAGATCGTCGGCAAGGCTCCGGGTGCCGGGAAGGCGGGTGCCCGCGGGCAACCGGCCGGAGATCACGGCTTCGCGCAATGCGGACTCGATCGATCGCCCCACCCCGCCGGCGCCCGCGCCGACGTCGAGGTGCAGATCGATGCCCAGCGAGCGTCGCCCCGTACCGGTCGCCCCGTGACTTCCCATGGGCCCATTTGATCACCGGTCCTGTCCGCCCCAGTGGGACAGGACCGGCGAGCCTCAGGTCGTTCAGTTCACGGCAACCGCGGACCAGGCGGCCGCGACGGCGGAGCGTTCGATGCTGCTCGCGCCGTACAGGTCGGTGGCCGCGTTCAGCGTTGCGGTCCGGGCCTGGGCGTACGTCGTACCGCTGGTCATGTACGTCGTCAGCGCGCGGTACCAGATCTTGCCGAGCTTGTCGTGACCGATGCCGGTGACCGACGATCCGTTACAGGTCGGCGAGTTGTGCGGCAGACCGCCGATCGTCTTGGCGCCGGTGCCCTCGGCGAGCAGGTACGCGAAGTGGTTGGCGATCGCCGACGAGTAGTGCACGTCGAGGTCGCCGACGCCGGAGCTGTAGCAGTCCGGGGACTGGCCGTCCCGGCTCGGCTTGTCCATGTACCGCAGCGCCACGCGGTCCTTCATGATCTCCTCGCCGATGTAGTAGTCACCGGGGTCGGAGGCGTTGTTGGAGTAGAACTCGACCAGGGTGCCGAAGATGTCGCTGGTCGCCTCGTTCAGGCCGCCGGACTCGCCGGAGTAGGTGAGGTTGGCGGTGTGCTCGGTGACGCCGTGGGACATCTCGTGGCCGGCCACGTCGATCGAGACCAGCGGACCCGCCGCGACGTTGTCGCCGTCGCCGTACGTCATCTGCTTGCCGTCCCAGAACGCGTTCACGTAGTTCGTGCCGTAGTGCACGCGGCTCGGGACACCCTTGCCGTCACCGAAGATGCCGTTCCGGCCGTGCACGTTCTTGTAGTAGTCGAACGTGGTCGCGGCGCCGTAGTGCGCGTCGACGGCGGCCGAAGCCCGGTCCGCGTTGGCGCCGGTGCCCCAGTGGTTGTCCGCGTCGGTGAACTTCGTCGGCGTCGGGCACCCGATCTGCAGGAGCTGGCACAGGATCGAGTCGGTCTTGTTGTTCGCGTCGGCGGTGAAGCCGTTGCCACGGGTCGCGTCGGTCAGCGTGAATCCGCCGGTGACCGCGGTCGTCTGCAGCGGGACGGTCCCGGAGTACAGGCTCTTGCCGTCACCGGTCGCCGTCTCGATGTGCTGCTCGCTGATCAGCTTGGCGCCGGTCAGGGCATCGATCGTCGTGGTGATGCGGCTCGGCGTACCGTCCGCCTGGGTGCCGCCGATGGTGACGAGATAGGCCAGCCGCGGCGCGCCCTTACGGGCCTCGATCACCAGGCTGGGCTTGCCCTCGGCCTTCAGGCCTCTGGTCAGTGCCTTGGCCGTCGCGGTCGCGATGCTGACCTTCGGCGTACGGCTGACGTTCGCGCTCTTGCTGAGCGTCAGGCCGGCGCCCTCGAACGCGCCGTCCTTGGCCTGGTGTACGACGACATCGCCGCCGAGGACCGGGAGGCCGCCGACCGTGCGGTCCATCCGGACGTGGCTGGAGCCGTCGGGGTCGACGATCACGTCCTTGACCACGAATGCATCGGCCGTGGTGGCCCGCAGTGCGGTCAGGTTGCTCGTGATCGCTGCCTTGGCCTTGGCGACGGCCACGGCGGGGGTGGGGACGGGGGACGCTGCCGGCGCCCCGGTTGCGGTGGTGGCGCTGGTCAGTCCGAGGGCGGTAGCGGTCACCACTGCGGTCGCAGCGGCGATCAGGGCGGATCTATTCATCCTCGCGCTCCTTCTCAGGTGTCCCGGGGGCCTCACGCCCCAGGAACGAGGTGCAGGAACGTTACCGCCCGGTCACCTACCGTGGCCAGAGGTCGGGAAAAGTTGCCTTTCCCGCAAGCTGGTGGGGAATTCCGGGTTTTGGTCGGCGCGGGGCGATAGCGTCACCGCATGGCGAAGAGCACACCCGTGATGGTCACCGTGGGAGACCGCGAGGTCCGGGTCTCCAGCCCCGAGCGGGTTGTCTACGAGGCGACCGACTGGGCTCCGGAGGTGACCAAGCTCCAGGTCTGCGAGTACTTCGCCGGTGTGGCTCCGGCGTTCATGCGCGCCTCGGGCGACCGCCCGGTCGCCCTGGAGCGCTGGCCGGGCGGCTGGCGCGAGGGGATGACGCTGTCGGTGGACTCGATCGGCCGCCAGACGGGCGACGGGTTCTACTCCAAGCGCCTCCCGAAGGGCGCTCCCGACTGGCTCGAGACCTGCCGCGTGCTGACGCCGAACGACCGCCCGATCGACGAGCTCTGCCTGACCGAGCCTGCGGCGGCGGTGTGGGCGGCCCAGATGGGCACGCTGACCTTCCACCCGTGGGCGGTCCGCAAGACCGATCTCGACCATCCCGACGAGCTGCGCATCGACCTCGACCCACAGCCCGGCGCGACCTTCGCCGATGCCCGGCGGGTGGCCGGCGTCGCCCGTGAGCTGCTCGAGGAGTTGGGCCTGCGCGGGTACCCGAAGACCAGCGGCAACCGGGGGATCCACATCTACGTGCGGATCGTGCCGGAGTGGACGTTCGACGAGGTCCGGCACGCCGCGATCGGCCTCGGCCGCGAGCTCGAGCGCCGCGACGACGGCGTGACGACGGCGTGGTGGAAGGAGCAACGCGGCGAGGCCTCGATCTTCCTGGACTTCAACCAGAACCTCCGCGACCGCACGGTCGCGGGCGCTTGGTCACTGCGGCCGCGGCCGGGTGCGCCGGTCAGTACGCCGATGACCTGGGAGCGGCTGGCCGAGGTCGACGATCCGCGGGCCTTCAACCTGCACACGGTTCCGGAGTACCTCGCCGACGGTGACCCGTGGGCGGACATGGACGAGACGGCGTACCCGCTCGATCCGCTGCTGCGGCTGTGGGAGGAGCTTCCCGGTGGAGAGCTGAACTTCCCGCCGGACTACCCGAAGATGCCGGGCGAGCCGCCGCGGGTGCAGCCGAGCAAGAAGGTCGCCGAGCACTGGGACGACCAGGGCAACCGGATCGCCCCGGACTGAACTCACACCTTGCCGGGCTGTCTCGTCGAACAGGCGTCAACAGCCAACACGGCAAGGAGAAACACACTATGGAAGCCCGTTTCAACTACGCGGCCAGCACGCTCGGACCGAAGTTCGTCAAGCACATCGTGTCGGCCAGCACCGCGGTCGCGGGTTCACTGCCGCTCACGACTCTGGAGCTCGTGCAGCTTCGGGTCAGCCAGATCAACGGTTGTGCGGTCTGCGTCGACATGCACACCAAGGACGCCACGGAGCACGGCGAAACCTCGGTGCGACTGAACCTCGTCTCGGTCTGGCGGGAGGCGACGGTCTTCACCGAGGCGGAGCGTGCCGCCCTCGAGCTGGCCGAGGAGGGCACTCGGATCGCGGACGCCGCGGGTGGCGTCAGTGACGAGGTCTGGGCGAACGCGGCCAAGCACTACGACGAGGACCAGCTGACCGCGCTGGTGTGCACGATCGCCGTCATGAACACCTGGAACCGCCTGAACGTCATCACCCAGCAGCCGGCCGGCGACTACGTCCCCGGCCAGTGGGGCTGACGCCCAGCCCCGGCGCGTCGCTCGGGGCGGATCTCCTAGCCGATCCAGGCAGAAGATCCTCCCCGCGTCGTCCCGTTTGGTGGGTTCCCCCCTTAAGTAGGGGGTTCCCCCACCGGAATCCGGTGGGGGAACCCCACGTTTGATGGGTGCACCCACCAAATGGCGGAGGTCTGGAGGTCGAGCGGTTCGACCCGGTCGCGGGGGCGGGGCGGGGTGATGTGAGCGGAGACGGGGGCGGCGAGTTGGAGGGTGGCTAGATAGTGCGGAGTGCCCCGCCGTCGATCGGGATGATGGTGCCGGTCAGGTAGGAGGCGGCGGGGGAGAGGACGAAGGCGGCGACCCGGCCGAACTCCTCGGGTGTGCCGTAGCGGCGCAGGGGGATCGTCTTCTCCGACGCCCGGCGGGCCGCCTCGGGGTCGCCGCCCTTGGCGTCGAGCTCCTTCAGGCGGTCGGTGGAGATGCGGCCGGGCATCAGGCCGTTCACCCGGGTGCCGTTCGGGCCGAGCTCGTCGGCGAGGGTCTTGGCCACCATCGCCAGGCCGGGGCGGAGACCGTTCGAGATCGCGAGTCCGTTGATCGGTGACTTCACCGACGACGACAGCACGAAGGCGATCGACGTGTCCTCCGACCCGGCCCGGGCGACCGCGCGAGCGATCCGCAGCGAACCGAGGAAGACGCTGTCGAACGCCGCCCGCCAGTCGTCCTCGTCGCTGTCCAGCGCGGTCCCGGGCCGCGGCCCGCCGACGCTGATCAGCGCGCCGTGCAGCGCACCCCACTTGGCCACCGCGGTCGCCGCCAGCCGCTCCGCACTCTCCGGATCGGCGTTGTCGACCGGGATTCCGACGACGTTCTCGCCGAGTTCGGCCGCGGCGCGGGAGATCGACTCCTCGTTGCGGCTGGAGATCACCAGCCGCGCGCCTTCGGCAGCAAGGGCTTTCGCGGTGGCGAAGCCGAGTCCGGCGCTGGCGCCGGTGACGATGTAGGTGCGATCGCGCAGTCCGAGGTCCACAGCACCATCCTGCCCCACCACACCCCGTCGCGCACCTCGACAGTTCGTAGCCTCGGGCAAGAACTAGTACGCCGACTTGCGGACCGGTGATTCAGCGGTGGTCAGGTGCCAGGCGGTGTTGACCAGGCCGAGATGCGAGAACGCCTGCGGGAAGTTCCCGAGCATCCGGCCGGACGTCAC from Kribbella sp. NBC_00709 carries:
- a CDS encoding M4 family metallopeptidase produces the protein MNRSALIAAATAVVTATALGLTSATTATGAPAASPVPTPAVAVAKAKAAITSNLTALRATTADAFVVKDVIVDPDGSSHVRMDRTVGGLPVLGGDVVVHQAKDGAFEGAGLTLSKSANVSRTPKVSIATATAKALTRGLKAEGKPSLVIEARKGAPRLAYLVTIGGTQADGTPSRITTTIDALTGAKLISEQHIETATGDGKSLYSGTVPLQTTAVTGGFTLTDATRGNGFTADANNKTDSILCQLLQIGCPTPTKFTDADNHWGTGANADRASAAVDAHYGAATTFDYYKNVHGRNGIFGDGKGVPSRVHYGTNYVNAFWDGKQMTYGDGDNVAAGPLVSIDVAGHEMSHGVTEHTANLTYSGESGGLNEATSDIFGTLVEFYSNNASDPGDYYIGEEIMKDRVALRYMDKPSRDGQSPDCYSSGVGDLDVHYSSAIANHFAYLLAEGTGAKTIGGLPHNSPTCNGSSVTGIGHDKLGKIWYRALTTYMTSGTTYAQARTATLNAATDLYGASSIERSAVAAAWSAVAVN
- the pdxR gene encoding MocR-like pyridoxine biosynthesis transcription factor PdxR, whose amino-acid sequence is MGSHGATGTGRRSLGIDLHLDVGAGAGGVGRSIESALREAVISGRLPAGTRLPGTRSLADDLGLARGTVVEAYAQLTAEGWLVTATGAGTWVAETQRPPARSAPGATATTGAVRRIIDLRPGRPDLSLFPGAAWAAGVKRSLAAATHSTLDYGDPAGLPVLREAVATYVSRTRGLQAEPGAVVITSGFSHGLAMVSRALHRMGVRTIATEDPGLIHHRRLIHGAGLETLPLTVGPQGADPAGLTPAVGAVLLTPAHQHPRGVVLGPALRTAFLDWVTDRDGFVIEDDYDGEFRYDKQPVGALQASAPDRVVFAGSTSKALAPGLRVGWLVLPEPLRIPVLDAITDAGATVGAPDQLALADLLDRGDYDRQVRRARQSYQKRRAELAARLATLTDIPLDGVPAGLHALLPLASQQEEKRIVDAGLSAGLRLMGLYGAGYWHSPARGGAGLVIGYASPPSHSWRTALDALSGVLDGAEFSRW
- a CDS encoding NAD-dependent epimerase/dehydratase family protein, coding for MRIFFAGGSGVVGRHLVPALVAAGHDVVGLARKQDSHDTIAALGAQPVLGDVYDAGSLTELVRAARPEAVMHQLTDLGGGDRTANARVRTLGTRNLVDAAQAAGVQRVVAQSISWAYEPGTDPAAENAPLDLDGGPDRRGTVEGVASLESAVAELPEWVVLRYGTLYGPGTWYTRGGLMAQLAEAGKLPANADVSSWLHVEDAASAAVQALSWPSGPVNICDDDPAAGSDWVPAFCAAIGAPEPEQSRTERTGWARGADNTKARKELGWTPSRLSWREGFAEERA
- a CDS encoding SDR family oxidoreductase → MDLGLRDRTYIVTGASAGLGFATAKALAAEGARLVISSRNEESISRAAAELGENVVGIPVDNADPESAERLAATAVAKWGALHGALISVGGPRPGTALDSDEDDWRAAFDSVFLGSLRIARAVARAGSEDTSIAFVLSSSVKSPINGLAISNGLRPGLAMVAKTLADELGPNGTRVNGLMPGRISTDRLKELDAKGGDPEAARRASEKTIPLRRYGTPEEFGRVAAFVLSPAASYLTGTIIPIDGGALRTI
- a CDS encoding DNA polymerase domain-containing protein encodes the protein MAKSTPVMVTVGDREVRVSSPERVVYEATDWAPEVTKLQVCEYFAGVAPAFMRASGDRPVALERWPGGWREGMTLSVDSIGRQTGDGFYSKRLPKGAPDWLETCRVLTPNDRPIDELCLTEPAAAVWAAQMGTLTFHPWAVRKTDLDHPDELRIDLDPQPGATFADARRVAGVARELLEELGLRGYPKTSGNRGIHIYVRIVPEWTFDEVRHAAIGLGRELERRDDGVTTAWWKEQRGEASIFLDFNQNLRDRTVAGAWSLRPRPGAPVSTPMTWERLAEVDDPRAFNLHTVPEYLADGDPWADMDETAYPLDPLLRLWEELPGGELNFPPDYPKMPGEPPRVQPSKKVAEHWDDQGNRIAPD
- a CDS encoding carboxymuconolactone decarboxylase family protein, whose translation is MEARFNYAASTLGPKFVKHIVSASTAVAGSLPLTTLELVQLRVSQINGCAVCVDMHTKDATEHGETSVRLNLVSVWREATVFTEAERAALELAEEGTRIADAAGGVSDEVWANAAKHYDEDQLTALVCTIAVMNTWNRLNVITQQPAGDYVPGQWG